A segment of the Denticeps clupeoides chromosome 2, fDenClu1.1, whole genome shotgun sequence genome:
TGGTCCCTGTGGGTGAAAATGTCTTCATCATCATTACTACTTGAAGATGTACGAGTCGGTTGTAGATTCCTCCGTCAGCGGCACTTCTTCAGCAGGCTGGAGGCGATGGCCCTCACCGCCCTGGTGGTCTCCGTGCAGGTGGGCCGGATCAGAGACTCCGGCAGGAGGAACCCGAAGTAGCCGGTGTCCCGCAGCTCGAAGGCGAACGCGTACGAGATTCCGTTCTTGTAGGCCCAGTCCATGGAGCTGCCAGAGCTCACATCTTCACCAacatcacaccaacacacagacaattaACCAACAAAGCACAATCCAAGCGGACCTTCTGGGCTTCAGCCAGAGACTTACACAGCGTGCTGGAGGCTGGTCCGTATCGGTACCTCACACCGTACGCCGAGTAGATCGCCATCGCGGCGCGGCGGGCAGCCGAGTCCTGGCACAACATCGACACCAATCAACACACATGCTGCAGAACATCTACAGAAGCAGAAACATCAGGAGCGCGCACCACGCAGCTGAGCTTGGGGATGGGCGTGGCCTTGTAGGAGTACGGGTAGAGGATCATCTGCGCGTAGGCGTGGATGGAGATGTACGCCTTCACGCGCTTCCTGTGTCTGCGCAGGAACGCCGCCACGGCTCGGACCTCCGGCTCCGACTCGGGGCCGGAGCCGCAGTACGTTTCATCGCAGGGGTGAGGGGAGGCGCCGTCTTCTGTCGGGAGGAAAAGAAGAACCTCAGACTTCTCCTGTTCACACGCAGGCGATGGAGACCAAGGCGTTCCAGGTTCTCACCGCACCACCGGACCTTCCAGTTCCTGTTGGCGTCAGCTCCCCGACAGTGAAATTTGGGGCTCCTGGAGCGGGTTTTCCTCCAGAAGCGGTCCTGTACACCAGTTCACATGGAACAACCATCAGCAGGGAGCAGGAGGGATTCATGCACTTGTTCATGTGTTTACCACATCTTACCGTCGTCCAGCTGTAGTGGTAACCGTCCACGTTGAAGACGGGCATGATGAAGAAGTTGAACTGGTTCATCAGGCGTCTCATCACAGGGTCGTAGTGATACGAGTTTAGTGCCTAAAACACGAAAaatgtgagacactgcagcacagcacacggtgacacggtgaaacacGGTGGCCGACTCCCAGCTGCACAGagccttggtgacagtgggcaccatgacaggcgcccggggagcagtgtgtggggacaggacctcagtggcacctcggcggaccgggattcgaacccgcaaccttctgattacagggccacttcctaaCCCACCAGGTCACCGCCGCCCCAGAACCAGCACTTCCCTTCAACATGAGATGAACCAACAAGAAGTGAGTGAGTTCTACTGGCTCATCGTGGGGCAGCTTTGCTCCTCAGGAGATTTAGCAGGTAATCAGGCTGAGCTCCTCAAGGTTAATCCGTCTTTGGAGAGGTTCTACATCCTGCCCCCCTGTGGTGTATGTGAGGTACTGCTACCAAATGGCCAGATGTTGGATATATTGGATCTGGGTTCTTCCCACACACTTCTTTAACAAACCACTGGCAGAATGCCGGGCCGATCCACTCCCGGGCGTGAACCCCACAGTCCATCCACACTGCTGGCTTGCTGGGCCGCCTTCTCAttcctggaggaggagagaagaaagagggTGAGCGGTGTGAAAAACGTTCCTCTCCATCAGCAGGTGTCCATCGCTGGGCGCGGCTCTGCTCACCTCCTACCTGGAGCACATAGAGAGGACGTCCTTCATATGACGTCCCCACCGAGAACATCTCCACCAGCTGGGTATGGGTtctgttcatcatcatcatccagcTCTGGATCTGAAGGAAGGAGCGGGGTCACAGGTTCACCACACTTACACCACAACCAGCCTGGGGTTCTGGAGTCCGGGTGGAGATAAATAACTGGCTGCCACCCTGCTCTGACGCCTGTTTTACTCCGTTTTTTACTCCTGGTGTGATTTGGGGTTAAATGAGAAATTGCTGATGTCTGGGGGTGGTGAGAAATGTCAGAAATCGGTCCCACCTCATCCAGCGAGTGATACACGTCGTAGTCGTACTGCACCTCTGACCGCCGCCCCCTGCTGGAGCCACTTTGTGTCTGCTTCTCCACTTCGGCCTGGAGATCGGAGATGAGCACCCTGCGGAGACCGTTCAGGAAAGATGGAACGGAGTGAGATGGAACGGAGTGATCGTGTATGCTAGCTGATGCATGTCCGGGACATGTAGTAGATGTCAGGTTCGTTTAGACATTAGATGAGAGGATACCCCGGGCGGGGCGGGATTTGAAGAATGTGTGGTGACAGTGGCTCTGGATCATAGTGGAAAGATTATTACAGGAGCAGGAATTGAATACTTGGACACAGATTTAGGGGATGGAGGTCCTGTCTGAGACTGACTTATTTGGATGTCTAGACTGTCCCCCCCTAACTAAACAAACATATATTGCTATATTCTAGAATTTGTATTGCaatacattggtaaatataCTTGAATATATCAGAAACTTCCCCATAGATTTGCAATCACCTTttcaatatacatatatatatatatatatattgaaatgaGTTTAGATGTGAGAGAGACGTGGAATAGATTGTCTATTAGGATGGTGAACCTTAAATGTGAAATGGATGATATCTAGCCTACTTCaaactgtgagaatcatgtgtGTATGACAGGCTGGATGGTTCTCTGCCTGTTTGTTTCTTTCtgattttcttatttaaaaaccaaaatgagTTAAAGTGAGAAGAACAAAAAATCTTTACGTATAATAGATGTCTTCCTGATGTAGATGCGTCTTCAGCTGCTGAGTGGAGCTCCGCCCCACGTGTACGTCCACTGAACTGCCATGCTGGATCAGAGCAACACTGCTTGGCTGCCAAAGATCCACCTGCTAACGGAACAGCAGCCTATCAGAGTCCTGATACCCCATCCATCCACATAAtattacagccaatcagagtcctTACAGATATCCATCCAAATAAtattacagccaatcagattcctGATAGATATCCATCCACATAacattacagccaatcagagtcctGATACCCCATCCATCCACATAAtattacagccaatcagagtcctTACAGACATCCATCCACATAAtattacagccaatcagagtcctTACAGACATCCATCCACATAAtattacagccaatcagagtcctGACAGATATCCATCCACCAAATAATATTACAGCTAATCAGATTCCTGATAGATATCCATCCACATAacattacagccaatcagagtcctGATACCCCATCCATCCACACAAtattacagccaatcagaagcctgATAGATATCCATCCACATAATATTACAGCCAATCGGATTCCTGATAGATATCATCCACATaactttacagccaatcagagtcctGATACCCCATCCATCCAAATAAtattacagccaatcagagtcctGACAGATATCTATCCACATAAtattacagccaatcagagtcctTAAAGACATCTATCCACATAATATTACAACCAATCAGAGTCCTTACAGACATCTAGCCACATAAtattacagccaatcagagtcctGACAGATATCCATCCAAATAAtattacagccaatcagattcctGATAGATATCCATCCACATAacattacagccaatcagagtcctGATACCCCATACATCCACATAATATTACAGCCAATCGGATTCCTGATAGATATCATCCACATaactttacagccaatcagagtcctGATACCCCATCCATCCACACAAtattacagccaatcagagtacTGACAGATATCCATCCACATAATATTAAAGCCAATCGGATTCCTGATAGATATCCATCCACATAAtattacagccaatcagagtcctGATACCCCATCCATCCACACAAtattacagccaatcagaagcctgATAGATATCCATCCACATAAtattacagccaatcagagtcctGATACCCCATCCATCCACACAAtattacagccaatcagaagcctgATACATATCCATCCACATAATATTACAGCCAAGCTAATCAGCCGGTTCTAATGAAGATCACTGGAGTTCAGATAAAAATCATTGTATCAattatactccgagcctccagtactgctcgcgtggtccctccatctctgaaggtacgaggaagacacccatctagactcttctccgtcttggcccctcggtggtggaatgaacttccagctcagtcactgagcaccttcacacggcagctcaagaccttcctctttagagaagatttagatgaacttgtaaccttcttcttgtctgacttctgtatagaaactagaacagagtcaataaaaagattgtattcatagttgggggtcctggtgaaccagaactgaccacttcatccatggtgacatggaagcacgttgtaagtcgctctggatacgggcgtctgccaaatgccttaaatgtaaacgtaattCACCAATGCTGTCAGTTATGTacagaggtgggtagagtaacgttactccaaaataataaaactcaagtacaagtaaaaagttCTCATCCAAAACATTACAAGTACAAAAAATAAGATTACAAAAGTATCTAGTGATAAAACTACTaaagtactgagtaactgttgGACTGACTGTTGgaaatgtgcaaatgttttaaaaaattatttaagtatgatttgtagtaattaatggactaaataTAAGCGTTCAAACAATcttatatatgctaattatgTGTTATCATtgatatgtaaaataaaacaggtaAATGATGATGTTACCAAATGATGAttccttcctctacagaaaTGTATAGAGGTCTACTTGGCTTATGGCGCCATTTAACAAAACGTTTAAAACATGGAAATGAAAGTCTGGCATTCTGTTCTCTTACTGTAGCTCTGGAGATGGTCACTTTTTTCATTCCATGTCTGCGTGATGAGTTTGTGTTGCTAATATGCCGCCATTGTGTGTAGTCATGTGACTGATGAAATGGAGtcacatgattattatttttccaaCCTCTGAAAAATATAGCTTATCTAATGTATggactaaaaaataaatgagtcgagtgttgcccaatgtagcaaagtaagtaaagtttcttattcacaaacgtactcaagtaaaagtaaaaagtttcacgttgtaaacctactcttaCAAATCTAAATTTACTCTAGTAAATGTACCTCGCTACTACCCAGCTCTAGTTGTGTATGATGAACACGAAGCGTCCAGTTAAACACTAACCAACCACCATTCAGACCTACACAAAACCATCTTGTAGAACCTCTGTAGGTTCATGCAGGAGCAGCTCTGAGAAAAACTGCATCAGTAAACAGCAAGGGCTGTTTAAAGGGTCATGACCTGAAAAATGCTGAGGAACCAGTGGGAACTTGTTCTGTGCTCTTCTCAGAAGGAACATCTTCTTTTACCTGCAAAAGGCTGTAATGACATGCTCACCTTGAGAGTCTGGAGAAGATTCTGGACCATCTGGACCTGGTGTGGGGATTCTGGTGATATTCTGACCACCTGATCACTGTGAAATCGCAGGAAAGTTCTGTCAAATTCCACAAAACAGCAGTAGTGgttcacagagagacagaaggaagTTCTGGAGATCATACAACATCTACAAAACCAAGAACAGCAGTGACAGAAGAAGGTGGAGCACCAGCAAATCCTACTTCTTCCTGTGGAGGTTTGGGTGGAGGTCCAGAGAGCAGAGGGTGGGTGACAGGGGAcagagacaaataaaatgaagacAAACCGCATTCCTGATGGAATTCATCCATCACTTTAGCACCTAAATGACCACTGGTGAACATCTTCTCCCCTCCGCATATCAAACTCACAGAGATGCTGATGGGCTTCAACGTTTGTTCAGCTCCTCACGTTTCACCCCGAGGAAAGCAGCTTCTGCTCTGCACCTCAACTTCAACGTGGCCTTTGTCCAGCTGTTGGGGATCCACGGCCACCTCGCCTCAGGAAACCTCAACCAACATCAGCAGCCATGCAGCTCCAAAATTCAATTCTACATTATGAATCCACGTCATGTCCTCCAGAGCTTTTATGGAGCCCTGAAAAGACCTGAACTCTCATTTTATCCACCTCTAAATAATCCTACTATTATAATAATGAGAAGAAGAAGCACAAGTAAACATGATGCCATGACAGAAAACCAGAAGCATCCTCTCTCAGCAGAACATCTGGAGATCGTGGATATGATCTGCTCTACACTGCAGGAAGTGTTCTAACACGGTGAAGAAGGAGGAACCTCCTGAGATACCTCCTGAGATCTTACCCCGAGTAGCGGCTGCTGTAGGCGGAGCCCCGGACGGGACGCGAGACGGAGCCCAGGAGCAGCAGAACCAGTCCGGGACCGACACTCATCACGGCTGCCTGGACGGAGTCGCTGGGACGCCGAGGTGACGTCACTtgaccccgccccgccccgcccccatGCACGCCAggtaaaaaaactttttttctaaCGAGTGTGCGTATCTCTAGAATCCTGGTAAAGCGTGTAATATGAAGACGGTAATGTTGCCTCCTGACGCGGGGatattttacaaatattatAGATCAGGAGCAGCACCATCTACTGGCCAGAAGAGGAATTTCACCTTCAACTTTAATACGTTCACAAACACACCCGATCTAACTTGTAGAGAACGGAGTTTACACACAAAGAACCTGACTGAGGTCTGCAGGCCAGATtaacacagtgtgtgtatgtgagacagagagagtgtgtgtgtgtgtgtgtgtgagagagagagattgtgtgtatgtgtgtgtttgtgtgtgtgagagagagagagaggatgtgtgggtgtgtgtgtgtgagagagagagaagatgtgtgggtgtgtgtgtgtgagagagagagaggaagtgtgtgtgtgtgtgtgtgtgtgtgtgttagagagagagagtgtgtgtgtgtgtgtgtatgagagagagagagagtgtgtgtgtgttagagagagagagagagggtgtgtgtatgagagagatagagagagtgtgtgtgtgtgttagagagagtgtgtgtgtgtgtgtgtgtgtgtgtgttagagagagagtgtgtgtgcgtgcatgtatgtgtgttagatagagagagtgtgtgtgtgtgtgtgtgtgtgtgtgcacgccccCGTTTCCTGCCCCTCTATATACTGTTGTTGTGAGTCTGTAGACCTCAGTCTGGTTCTAGTTGTGGGTTCTGATTCTCCTTCTCGGTTCTTCTCTGGCGGGATGACTGACGAGGCGGAGAAGCAGCTCCGTCTGCGGGTTTGTGTTTTAAACGAGCTGCTGAAGACTGAGCGGGATTACGTCGCCACACTGGACTTCCTGTCGGTGAGAACCACGCTGCTTCATGTCAAGCGAGTACGGAATATTCCGAGAACCCGGTCAGGTCCACTCATCCACGTCAAATTAATGTTTCATTAACAGGGAATGCCGGTGGGGGTTATATCACGTTCACTTTCACctctactacacacacacacacacacacacacacctagcgGTGGCTCCAGTGTTTAGGTCTGAGCTCTAATGGGTTTCATATGTAACAGGGTCTCCAGCCTTTTGGAAACGTTCCCCATCTTCCCACCAGAGACAGGACCTTCACAGGAACTGGGGGTCAAGGCTCCATGCTCCGTGTCAGTGGAGAAGTTCTTTCTCACAGCACATATACACTACCAGGCGAAGGTCTGGACGCCCCGACTCTGTGGCGGTTCCGGAGACTCAAAAAACATTGGTCTGGAGACCATTTGAAGAATCCAGTAGAAGAAACATATTTCGTATTTGCAGTATGATgaggaagtgaagtatgtttgatgaatgaaTTAACATGAGCGATTGATCAGAACGTTTTCTGGACATTCGGAAGCCATCCCCGCTGTCCCaatgaaggtggtggagagtaGACTGCTTTGAAGAGACACAGATCTTCAACTTCTTCCCTTGTTTGAAGCTTTTTTGCTTATTACAttacctcatgtgtgttatttcccaGTCCTGCGTCTTCagattagaaggtgtgtccaaacgtttggctggtagtgtatatGTCCTGCGTAGGTGTAGTTCATCATGTTCCAGGGATCTGTTGGGGAACGTTCGCTCTGTGGTTCGAGTCATCTGAGTGGACACCAAATATTCTGTTCGTGTCCAGCTGCTGCTTCAGTGGAAAATGGACGGTAGATCCATGAGGACGGAAATGTGATGAGGATGTTTCTGAATTTCCATAACGTCACGTTATAAAGTGTTGTGTTTGTTACTGTCACTTGTGAAGCGTAGTTCCTGGAGGAGGAATTCCTGAGAGGTTAGGAAACGCTGGGAACAATGGAGGTCCCAGTTGCCTGATTTTAATCTGGAGGGATCCTTGTTGCTGCCATCGGTGGAGAACAATTTGGCGTCCATTTCTGTGCAGCAGACAGCCTGTCAAATGAGCCGTAAACAGATTCTGGACtcttctggaatttttttttgttatctcaCATCTTAAACACGTCTTATGTAACAAACTCATTACGGATCATGATCCTCAATCCTATTTCAGAAAGGTCCACTGGCAAAGAGATTTCTGCTAACTTTTGCTGTGCAATTATTGGTTCTCCAAAAACAACAGTGTGTtgcattttgcactttttttgcatttttgtgagTGATTATGGATGATGGGACATTTTAGCAGCCTTGTGAAAACCCCGGTAAgcataaacatgaaaaacagTCTATAGGCTGCAGATTTCCTTTTGAATGGATTTATGGGAAGGATTGGTGTGTTacacaccatttacatttacagtatttaccagacgcccttatccagagtgacttacaatcagtgatGTTTTAGTGACTTAGAGTGATATTGAATTGAAACAGAGGGATGTGTTAGTGAGGAGAAGAGATGTCTGTTTTAGTGACAGAGTGATGTAAGTGAGGGCGAGTGAAGTTTTAGTGAGGAAAAGAGACGTTGAAGTAAGGGAGAGTGAAATTTTATTGATGTAGAGTCATGTAGTGAGGGAGGGTGAGTTTTATTGAGCAGGAAAGTGAGGGAGAGTGATGTTTTAGTGACAGAGTGATGTTGAAGTGAGGGCGAGTGAAGTTTtagtgagggagagagacgtTGAAGTAAGGGAGAGTGAAATTTTATTGATGTAGAGTCATGTAGTGAGGGAGGGTGAGTTTTATTGAGCAGGAAAGTGAGGGAGAGTGATGTTTTAGTGAGGGGGGGAGACGTTGAAGTGAGGTAGAGTGTGGTTTTAGTGAGAGGAACAAACATTGATGTCAGGGAGAGTGATGTTGAAGTGAGGgtgtttgacaatcacttcactttcaccttggcggatcgggattcgaaccggcaaccttctgattatggggccacttccttaaccgctaggccaccactggcccctcATGTAGTGAGGGagggtgattttttttcaattcaggGGGAAAGTGAGGGACAGTGATGTTTTAGTGATGTAGAGTGATGTTGAAATGGTGGAGACAGGTGTCTTTGTGTGGACAGAGAGCTCATGACTTTGCTCCCCCATCCTCTTTCTGTCCATTAATCTGGCCCCCAGTGTGTTTGGGAAAAACATGAATGGAAGATGCTGATTGGTCCCTTCTGTCTTTCTTCTGCAACTCAACTGCAAATCCCTGGGCTGGACTGGATGGTACATTGGACAACCAGTGATAGTGACCAGAGTTCAGTATGGACTGGTTGTGGAGAGTCTGAGTCGGGTCAGAGTTTTATTGTGTTGATTGTTGTTACATTGATGGTTAATGCAGTTTTCCATCTGCAGCCATGCATTTGTTCCATTCATTATTCCAAATGCCTCCTTCAGTCATGCATGAACATTAAGATCTGATCTTTCTTCTCAGGAGAGGGTCTCGCAGCAGGTGTGAGATATGCAGGTGACAGCAGTTGTGATGTAACAGATCTGCTTGGTTGGTGAAGGTTTGCCACTTAGCAAgttcttttgcttttgtttcacCCTGAGCAGGATTTCctctcttccttccttccttcctggcCCTCCTCCTGTATACATTGTGCTTCCTGTGTCTGCAGCCATCTTGGGTGTGAATGTAAGAGTCCTGTCTGATGTGGAAGCTCCTCAACATTCTTCCCACCAACAAGTTAACAAGCACCTCAGACACCAGAGCCATGTAGTAGGGTTCCATTACAATTGGGAATGGCTGTGGATCCTTAATTTCCAAATCTTATCGGCCTTCAGACAAGAGCTAAATCTTCACTCTATTGATCTATCATCTCACAGTTCTGGTTCTGATGAAGAACACGTTTTGGTTCCATGTATTTTTGCCTTACTTGAAGCCTGATCTTTCTGAAGCAGGCAGGGTCCCAGTGGTGAGAATGTCGTGCAGAAAGGGTTAAATGATTCCTGCTgttctctcgctctttctctctctctctctctctctctctctctctcacacacacacacacacacacacacacacacacaaagatggcATTGATCCCAGAATGCTGAGAGGCTCCTGGTTGGTTTTTCATTCACATTCAGGCCGTCTCTCAGGACTCCAAaagagaagttttttttgttcatgaacTTCATCCAGCTCCCCCTCTGAATTCAAAATGTCAGACTTGCACCACCAAAGAAAGGATTTGACGGCATTCTGAAAGATGTGGCTCTGGAATTCCAATCAGATTAATATCCGTGAGTCTCAGTTGTAAAAGTGACCAAGACAACACAActcttaaaaacacacatgcagcttCCCTGTTTTGTCCTCAGTTGTTTCTGTTTAAAGGTGAAATAAACAGGTAACCCTGATGCTTAAAGGTCCTCTATTgtaaaatgtgactgtgtgagatgattgaacattaatatgagttcctccagactgtctacggtcctgcagttgCTAGAAATGGAGaagggtgtaaagagtgctgtGGACAtcctggaatttgtcccctcatgacatcataaggggaaaggtttccTCCCGTTTCGCATGCTATGTTTGGCCCTCCCCTacaacatgatctccaccgtgaagcattgcagtcgcTCGGCGATTGGATGTAACAAATGAGcacaaatctatttttttcaGTTCCGTCACGTTAGACTCTGAGGAACCAGCAggtctgtttaattttttctaCAAAATGTTGACttaacttcctgtctgcggcaaatAGTGAAAAGTGTTGACGACGTTATTTCTGCGACTTAAGCCAATCAGACACAGCCATGCAGgtacagtgttgccagacgtaGGATAATTATTGTATATGTACGATAATCTCACTCTCTGTACGATCAATAATTGCCAATTTCACCCCttttcatctggctgcgcaGTCGCCCAGCTGGTGAGAGGCCAGATCCAGCCCCCCTCAGAATGGAAATGGCGTGCGTACGATAATTTTTTAAATGCGATCATTTGAAGCTGCTGGTACGATACtccaacatttaggatctgacAACACTGtgaagtcacatgaccagacGTTGGAGTCACCTACTTTTCACTTCACCGCCCAGACGTCAGAACCGAAGAACCCCACTCTCGCGAGAGCACCTGAATTCACCGGCTACGGTGGTGGTGTGTGGATGGAGCTGTTCTGTTTAACCGGCTTCTGGACCTCGTCCTCGTGGGGAAGTCATGACATTGcattggttgtgtgtgtacgtatgtggCCGAATTGAAGAATAGTGGGCACCTTATCCAGAAATGgtaaacatgtaaaaaacaagaaaccactAAGCACTGTAGCTGCTGGTCAGGTGGACACGATATGAGCTGTGAACTGGGTCACCCTGTTCTCTCCATCAGAAATCAATGGCAGAACCTGAATGTGGGTCAGATCTGCTGGACAGAGTGGTGGACCGGTCATCCACAA
Coding sequences within it:
- the cpa6 gene encoding carboxypeptidase A6 isoform X7 — translated: MFDQVVRISPESPHQVQMVQNLLQTLKQVDLWQPSSVALIQHGSSVDVHVGRSSTQQLKTHLHQEDIYYTVLISDLQAEVEKQTQSGSSRGRRSEVQYDYDVYHSLDEIQSWMMMMNRTHTQLVEMFSVGTSYEGRPLYVLQVGGMRRRPSKPAVWMDCGVHAREWIGPAFCQWFVKEALNSYHYDPVMRRLMNQFNFFIMPVFNVDGYHYSWTTDRFWRKTRSRSPKFHCRGADANRNWKVRWCEDGASPHPCDETYCGSGPESEPEVRAVAAFLRRHRKRVKAYISIHAYAQMILYPYSYKATPIPKLSCVDSAARRAAMAIYSAYGVRYRYGPASSTLYVSSGSSMDWAYKNGISYAFAFELRDTGYFGFLLPESLIRPTCTETTRAVRAIASSLLKKCR
- the cpa6 gene encoding carboxypeptidase A6 isoform X8 yields the protein MVQNLLQTLKQVDLWQPSSVALIQHGSSVDVHVGRSSTQQLKTHLHQEDIYYTVLISDLQAEVEKQTQSGSSRGRRSEVQYDYDVYHSLDEIQSWMMMMNRTHTQLVEMFSVGTSYEGRPLYVLQVGGMRRRPSKPAVWMDCGVHAREWIGPAFCQWFVKEALNSYHYDPVMRRLMNQFNFFIMPVFNVDGYHYSWTTDRFWRKTRSRSPKFHCRGADANRNWKVRWCEDGASPHPCDETYCGSGPESEPEVRAVAAFLRRHRKRVKAYISIHAYAQMILYPYSYKATPIPKLSCVDSAARRAAMAIYSAYGVRYRYGPASSTLYVSSGSSMDWAYKNGISYAFAFELRDTGYFGFLLPESLIRPTCTETTRAVRAIASSLLKKCR
- the cpa6 gene encoding carboxypeptidase A6 isoform X5 gives rise to the protein MISRTSFCLSVNHYCCFVEFDRTFLRFHSDQVVRISPESPHQVQMVQNLLQTLKQVDLWQPSSVALIQHGSSVDVHVGRSSTQQLKTHLHQEDIYYTVLISDLQAEVEKQTQSGSSRGRRSEVQYDYDVYHSLDEIQSWMMMMNRTHTQLVEMFSVGTSYEGRPLYVLQVGGMRRRPSKPAVWMDCGVHAREWIGPAFCQWFVKEALNSYHYDPVMRRLMNQFNFFIMPVFNVDGYHYSWTTDRFWRKTRSRSPKFHCRGADANRNWKVRWCEDGASPHPCDETYCGSGPESEPEVRAVAAFLRRHRKRVKAYISIHAYAQMILYPYSYKATPIPKLSCVDSAARRAAMAIYSAYGVRYRYGPASSTLYVSSGSSMDWAYKNGISYAFAFELRDTGYFGFLLPESLIRPTCTETTRAVRAIASSLLKKCR
- the cpa6 gene encoding carboxypeptidase A6 isoform X2 translates to MRFVFILFVSVPCHPPSALWTSTQTSTGRSRICWCSTFFCHCCSWFCRCCMISRTSFCLSVNHYCCFVEFDRTFLRFHSDQVVRISPESPHQVQMVQNLLQTLKVDLWQPSSVALIQHGSSVDVHVGRSSTQQLKTHLHQEDIYYTVLISDLQAEVEKQTQSGSSRGRRSEVQYDYDVYHSLDEIQSWMMMMNRTHTQLVEMFSVGTSYEGRPLYVLQVGGMRRRPSKPAVWMDCGVHAREWIGPAFCQWFVKEALNSYHYDPVMRRLMNQFNFFIMPVFNVDGYHYSWTTDRFWRKTRSRSPKFHCRGADANRNWKVRWCEDGASPHPCDETYCGSGPESEPEVRAVAAFLRRHRKRVKAYISIHAYAQMILYPYSYKATPIPKLSCVDSAARRAAMAIYSAYGVRYRYGPASSTLYVSSGSSMDWAYKNGISYAFAFELRDTGYFGFLLPESLIRPTCTETTRAVRAIASSLLKKCR
- the cpa6 gene encoding carboxypeptidase A6 isoform X3, which encodes MRFVFILFVSVPCHPPSALWTSTQTSTGRSRICWCSTFFCHCCSWFCRCCMISRTSFCLSVNHYCCFVEFDRTFLRFHSDQVVRISPESPHQVQMVQNLLQTLKQVDLWQPSSVALIQHGSSVDVHVGRSSTQQLKTHLHQEDIYYTVLISDLQAEVEKQTQSGSSRGRRSEVQYDYDVYHSLDEIQSWMMMMNRTHTQLVEMFSVGTSYEGRPLYVLQVGGMRRRPSKPAVWMDCGVHAREWIGPAFCQWFVKEALNSYHYDPVMRRLMNQFNFFIMPVFNVDGYHYSWTTDRFWRKTRSRSPKFHCRGADANRNWKVRWCDGASPHPCDETYCGSGPESEPEVRAVAAFLRRHRKRVKAYISIHAYAQMILYPYSYKATPIPKLSCVDSAARRAAMAIYSAYGVRYRYGPASSTLYVSSGSSMDWAYKNGISYAFAFELRDTGYFGFLLPESLIRPTCTETTRAVRAIASSLLKKCR
- the cpa6 gene encoding carboxypeptidase A6 isoform X1; the protein is MRFVFILFVSVPCHPPSALWTSTQTSTGRSRICWCSTFFCHCCSWFCRCCMISRTSFCLSVNHYCCFVEFDRTFLRFHSDQVVRISPESPHQVQMVQNLLQTLKQVDLWQPSSVALIQHGSSVDVHVGRSSTQQLKTHLHQEDIYYTVLISDLQAEVEKQTQSGSSRGRRSEVQYDYDVYHSLDEIQSWMMMMNRTHTQLVEMFSVGTSYEGRPLYVLQVGGMRRRPSKPAVWMDCGVHAREWIGPAFCQWFVKEALNSYHYDPVMRRLMNQFNFFIMPVFNVDGYHYSWTTDRFWRKTRSRSPKFHCRGADANRNWKVRWCEDGASPHPCDETYCGSGPESEPEVRAVAAFLRRHRKRVKAYISIHAYAQMILYPYSYKATPIPKLSCVDSAARRAAMAIYSAYGVRYRYGPASSTLYVSSGSSMDWAYKNGISYAFAFELRDTGYFGFLLPESLIRPTCTETTRAVRAIASSLLKKCR
- the cpa6 gene encoding carboxypeptidase A6 isoform X6; translated protein: MSVGPGLVLLLLGSVSRPVRGSAYSSRYSGDQVVRISPESPHQVQMVQNLLQTLKVDLWQPSSVALIQHGSSVDVHVGRSSTQQLKTHLHQEDIYYTVLISDLQAEVEKQTQSGSSRGRRSEVQYDYDVYHSLDEIQSWMMMMNRTHTQLVEMFSVGTSYEGRPLYVLQVGGMRRRPSKPAVWMDCGVHAREWIGPAFCQWFVKEALNSYHYDPVMRRLMNQFNFFIMPVFNVDGYHYSWTTDRFWRKTRSRSPKFHCRGADANRNWKVRWCEDGASPHPCDETYCGSGPESEPEVRAVAAFLRRHRKRVKAYISIHAYAQMILYPYSYKATPIPKLSCVDSAARRAAMAIYSAYGVRYRYGPASSTLYVSSGSSMDWAYKNGISYAFAFELRDTGYFGFLLPESLIRPTCTETTRAVRAIASSLLKKCR
- the cpa6 gene encoding carboxypeptidase A6 isoform X4, with product MSVGPGLVLLLLGSVSRPVRGSAYSSRYSGDQVVRISPESPHQVQMVQNLLQTLKQVDLWQPSSVALIQHGSSVDVHVGRSSTQQLKTHLHQEDIYYTVLISDLQAEVEKQTQSGSSRGRRSEVQYDYDVYHSLDEIQSWMMMMNRTHTQLVEMFSVGTSYEGRPLYVLQVGGMRRRPSKPAVWMDCGVHAREWIGPAFCQWFVKEALNSYHYDPVMRRLMNQFNFFIMPVFNVDGYHYSWTTDRFWRKTRSRSPKFHCRGADANRNWKVRWCEDGASPHPCDETYCGSGPESEPEVRAVAAFLRRHRKRVKAYISIHAYAQMILYPYSYKATPIPKLSCVDSAARRAAMAIYSAYGVRYRYGPASSTLYVSSGSSMDWAYKNGISYAFAFELRDTGYFGFLLPESLIRPTCTETTRAVRAIASSLLKKCR